A window of Sphingomonas adhaesiva contains these coding sequences:
- a CDS encoding DNA topoisomerase IB translates to MTQKIVYCDDGAPGITRRKTRHGAWAYYDADGSRITDRDEIDRLNAIGLPPAYTDAWFCPHADGHIQAVGWDEKGRKQYRYHLGFRAQQEAAKYDLCAPFGRALTKLRARVEADLAKRRHSKERTVAAIVKLLDVASLRIGNEAYAKSNKSFGLTTLRDRHAEIRGSTLTLEYRAKSGKQRRLRITDRSLAGFVKKCQDLPGQKLFQYVGEDGAPHAVTSSDVNAYLREAMGDGFTAKHFRTWGASVVAFEALAEADAPIGLKTMLEPVVERLGNTPAIARKSYVHPALIELGKDKAAQAAFRQSLRLPRATSYLTRHERGLIAFLEQSGACELKAA, encoded by the coding sequence GTGACGCAGAAGATTGTTTATTGCGACGACGGGGCGCCGGGCATCACACGCAGGAAGACGCGACACGGCGCCTGGGCCTATTACGATGCCGACGGCAGTCGCATCACGGACCGCGACGAGATCGATCGGCTCAACGCCATCGGCCTGCCACCCGCCTACACCGACGCCTGGTTCTGCCCCCATGCCGACGGCCATATCCAGGCGGTCGGCTGGGACGAGAAGGGGCGCAAGCAATATCGCTATCATCTCGGCTTCCGCGCCCAGCAGGAGGCCGCGAAGTACGATCTGTGCGCCCCGTTCGGTCGTGCGCTGACGAAGCTGCGCGCGCGGGTCGAGGCGGACCTCGCCAAGCGGCGCCACAGCAAGGAGCGCACCGTCGCCGCGATCGTGAAGCTGCTCGACGTCGCCTCGCTGCGGATCGGCAACGAGGCCTATGCGAAGAGCAACAAGAGCTTCGGACTGACGACGCTGCGGGATCGCCACGCCGAAATCCGCGGCAGCACGCTGACGCTGGAATATCGTGCCAAGTCGGGCAAGCAGCGCCGGCTGCGGATCACCGACCGCAGCCTCGCCGGCTTCGTCAAGAAGTGTCAGGACCTGCCGGGGCAGAAGCTGTTCCAATATGTCGGTGAGGACGGCGCGCCGCATGCGGTCACCTCGTCCGACGTCAATGCCTATCTGCGCGAGGCGATGGGTGACGGCTTCACCGCCAAGCATTTCCGCACCTGGGGAGCGAGCGTCGTCGCCTTCGAGGCGCTGGCGGAGGCGGACGCGCCGATCGGGCTGAAGACCATGCTCGAGCCGGTCGTGGAGCGGCTGGGAAACACGCCGGCGATCGCGCGCAAGTCCTACGTCCATCCGGCGTTGATCGAACTGGGCAAGGACAAGGCGGCGCAGGCGGCGTTCCGCCAATCGCTCAGGCTGCCGCGCGCGACGAGCTATCTGACCCGGCACGAACGCGGGCTGATCGCCTTCCTGGAACAATCCGGTGCGTGCGAGCTGAAGGCGGCGTAA